Proteins encoded in a region of the Candidatus Moanabacter tarae genome:
- the ybhF gene encoding putative multidrug ABC transporter ATP-binding protein YbhF, whose amino-acid sequence MSEEILSVQQLRKEFGDTVAVDKLSFSLNPGEVVGLLGPNGAGKTTAIQMLLGLIKPTSGRIKIFGQNFEENRIALLKKSNFASAYANLPNNIKVEQNLTVFSMIYGVSNFKSKINEVLDLFEIGHLKKRVTGHLSSGETTRLNLAKAMLNDPELLYLDEPTASLDPDIADKVRSVINRVRMERKISVLYTSHNMHDIESVCDRVIFLHLGKKIAEGSSSEINQRFDQKSLEDTFIHIARSGELIETDDSDLI is encoded by the coding sequence ATGTCCGAAGAAATCCTTAGTGTGCAGCAACTCCGTAAAGAATTTGGTGATACAGTTGCAGTGGACAAATTGTCGTTCAGTCTTAATCCGGGTGAAGTAGTCGGATTACTTGGTCCCAATGGTGCTGGGAAAACGACGGCGATCCAGATGCTTCTTGGATTGATTAAACCAACCTCCGGCAGAATTAAAATCTTTGGGCAAAACTTTGAAGAGAATCGAATTGCTCTTCTTAAAAAGAGCAATTTCGCATCTGCCTATGCCAATCTTCCAAATAACATTAAGGTGGAACAAAATTTAACCGTGTTTTCTATGATTTACGGGGTTTCTAATTTCAAAAGTAAGATTAACGAGGTTCTAGATTTATTTGAAATTGGGCACCTTAAAAAGCGAGTGACAGGACATCTCTCTTCGGGAGAAACTACCCGATTGAATCTAGCAAAGGCTATGCTCAATGACCCCGAATTGTTATACCTCGACGAACCAACTGCTAGTCTTGATCCAGATATTGCTGATAAGGTCCGATCCGTGATTAATCGGGTACGAATGGAAAGAAAGATTTCGGTCCTGTATACATCGCATAACATGCATGACATTGAATCTGTTTGCGACAGGGTGATTTTCCTTCATCTCGGCAAGAAGATCGCTGAGGGAAGTTCTTCGGAAATTAACCAACGGTTCGATCAGAAATCCCTCGAAGACACATTCATACATATTGCCCGTAGTGGTGAGCTCATTGAAACTGATGATTCTGATCTGATTTAA
- the mtnA gene encoding Methylthioribose-1-phosphate isomerase, whose protein sequence is MRVEGKHYRTVWLDPNDPLTVHIIDQSQLPFKFLVEDLRTVDDAATAISDMHVRGAGCIGATAGYGMYLATLEAQKTLGFSNFIEKSAEKLCSTRPTAVNLSWAVETQLNGLKEATCQTEMVSIAKKTAEKIANLDAEWCKKIGQHALPLVNDIYRKKEDGTVNILTHCNAGWLAFVDYGSATSPIYTAHDSGIPVHVWVDETRPRSQGARLTAWELGKHGVPHTIISDTTSGHLMQKGLVDLVITGTDRTTHTGDVANKIGTYLIALAAQDNGVPFYVALPSSTFDWKRKSGINEIPIEERDADEVHFVSGTSNRGVETIRVTPVKSGAANYAFDITPARLVTALITERGVCSASKSGIFGLYPEYL, encoded by the coding sequence ATGCGTGTAGAAGGTAAACACTACCGAACGGTATGGCTGGATCCAAATGACCCTTTGACCGTTCATATAATCGATCAAAGCCAACTTCCTTTTAAGTTTCTTGTAGAAGATTTACGAACCGTTGATGATGCGGCAACTGCAATTTCGGACATGCATGTAAGGGGAGCTGGTTGTATTGGTGCTACTGCTGGATACGGGATGTATTTGGCGACACTTGAGGCTCAGAAAACCTTAGGTTTTTCAAACTTTATAGAAAAATCTGCTGAAAAACTTTGTTCTACTCGGCCAACTGCAGTAAACTTAAGCTGGGCAGTCGAAACTCAGCTAAATGGCCTTAAGGAGGCTACTTGCCAAACAGAAATGGTTAGTATAGCGAAGAAAACCGCTGAGAAGATTGCTAATCTTGATGCTGAGTGGTGTAAGAAAATTGGGCAGCATGCCTTACCACTAGTAAATGACATTTACCGAAAAAAAGAAGATGGCACTGTCAATATCTTAACACATTGCAATGCCGGTTGGCTCGCCTTCGTAGATTACGGATCCGCCACTTCTCCCATATATACCGCCCACGATAGTGGCATCCCTGTTCATGTCTGGGTAGATGAGACGCGCCCGAGGTCACAGGGTGCACGTTTAACAGCCTGGGAATTAGGAAAACATGGGGTTCCTCACACTATTATCTCAGACACTACAAGTGGACATTTAATGCAAAAGGGATTGGTCGACCTAGTTATAACAGGAACTGACCGGACAACTCATACTGGTGATGTGGCAAATAAGATAGGAACCTATCTTATCGCGCTTGCAGCCCAGGACAATGGTGTTCCCTTTTATGTAGCTTTACCCTCATCGACATTCGACTGGAAACGAAAAAGTGGGATTAATGAAATTCCAATTGAAGAAAGGGATGCAGATGAAGTCCACTTTGTCTCTGGGACTTCAAACCGTGGCGTTGAGACTATTCGAGTTACACCCGTCAAGAGCGGTGCGGCAAATTATGCTTTCGACATTACACCTGCAAGACTTGTGACCGCCTTAATAACTGAGAGAGGTGTTTGTTCAGCTTCAAAATCTGGAATTTTTGGTCTTTACCCGGAATATCTCTAA
- a CDS encoding putative zinc protease — MNQTRIFTLSLAISFAVSWASAQDSGSRGEWAHINSRLRPDNNVRWGTLENGFRYVLLNHKGIPERVCMRLLVLVGSTEEENHELGIAHFLEHMAFNGTRNFKSNEMISFLQSLGMEHGYDVNATTSFDHTIYSLEYWDNELASLNKGLLLLRDICNGISFQPAEIEKERKVILSELRSREGFNYRAQANAYKLFFRGLNFAGRIPIGSPESIKSLRRNQFLKFYNKWYRADLMLLVVVGDFEIPKMEHLVSERFDNINKPSSPIPKKPLGRILRSNSIRAGAYRITDVGSAFIQAASVLPMRKKTESLETRRQEFIRKFSMALLAQRMQRALPNTSNGFADYVRIFEHDTALASLAVAGPGWKDGVQSIDRIIRMTLRDGFLKDEIDWLRKRELSRTQKLRASYSKLDPAKITNSIIDSVVKNRVYIGIPKELEWQEKFLQEINKKNIHRAFRECWNLDQMAFHVSGEVDIQNSTKEIKNAITTSRKEAPNLYLNQYLFDFEYEPTLSGNPGTVVESSTIPEFQAHLMRFQNNVRLNFIETQNEPGQLRAIVRIGGGLFDQNENMPGLREFGPQAFLGSGIQRYELSDVQSFISSSMLEFSFDVHDHDAFTFRGVLGNEDLDLFLGIVTDYLRDPRVHRSSYWDAMVNNLVHRKTSAVGIPDGYRAVQNILYGNDGRFSWGNMRDYTSIGVSDVRDWIEEPLRNGYIEVSIIGDISMSIVTQKVARTLGTLNNRRSSKLHPKPKHPIAVVSPSGYRRVEFVGEKHQAGVIGFWHYDQEIGPMEKISLEILARVIKTRMWESLREDLGLSYSPTANFSSYDEYSNFSTIEASLDCSPVDAPDIAEAILDISTKIFRYGVSQEEVNGSLRPYKVKMRQALRSNEYLINNLLKRAQERSDLIHELVDLKNGNLNQVSVEKVNSLARKIFMPKNSRSVAIIPKPFIGIFQIEAQ; from the coding sequence ATGAACCAAACGAGAATCTTCACACTCTCCCTGGCCATATCCTTTGCTGTTTCATGGGCATCTGCTCAAGATTCGGGATCACGTGGGGAGTGGGCCCATATCAACAGCAGATTGCGCCCGGACAACAATGTCAGATGGGGAACACTCGAAAATGGATTTCGATATGTACTCCTCAACCATAAGGGGATTCCTGAACGAGTATGCATGAGACTTCTTGTTCTGGTTGGTTCTACGGAAGAAGAAAATCACGAGCTTGGAATTGCACACTTCCTGGAACATATGGCTTTTAACGGGACTCGAAACTTCAAATCCAATGAGATGATTTCCTTCCTTCAAAGCCTCGGAATGGAGCATGGTTACGATGTCAACGCAACAACATCCTTTGACCACACCATTTATAGTCTTGAATACTGGGATAACGAATTAGCATCGTTAAACAAAGGTCTTCTTCTGCTCCGCGACATATGCAATGGCATATCGTTCCAACCAGCTGAGATTGAGAAAGAAAGGAAAGTTATACTCAGCGAACTGCGCAGTAGGGAGGGTTTTAACTACCGCGCACAAGCGAATGCTTACAAACTGTTCTTTCGGGGATTAAATTTTGCTGGACGCATCCCTATTGGCTCCCCTGAAAGCATCAAATCTTTAAGAAGAAATCAGTTTCTCAAATTCTACAACAAGTGGTACAGGGCAGATTTAATGCTACTGGTAGTTGTGGGGGACTTTGAAATTCCGAAGATGGAACATTTGGTTTCCGAACGATTTGATAATATCAATAAACCTTCTAGTCCAATTCCGAAAAAACCCTTAGGGCGTATACTGAGGTCAAATTCCATTAGAGCAGGGGCTTACCGGATTACTGACGTGGGATCTGCTTTTATACAAGCTGCTTCCGTACTTCCAATGCGAAAGAAAACAGAAAGCTTGGAAACTCGACGCCAAGAATTTATTCGTAAATTCTCGATGGCCCTGTTGGCCCAACGTATGCAGAGAGCCTTACCAAATACCTCAAACGGCTTTGCCGATTACGTTAGAATTTTCGAACATGACACAGCTCTTGCATCTCTTGCCGTAGCAGGTCCGGGTTGGAAAGATGGAGTACAGTCCATCGACCGAATCATTCGAATGACATTGAGAGACGGATTTTTAAAAGATGAAATCGATTGGTTAAGGAAGCGAGAACTTTCCAGGACTCAAAAACTTCGAGCTTCCTATTCAAAACTAGACCCAGCTAAGATCACAAATTCCATCATTGATTCCGTGGTGAAAAATCGGGTTTACATTGGAATCCCCAAAGAGCTGGAATGGCAAGAAAAGTTCTTACAGGAAATAAACAAGAAAAACATTCATCGTGCCTTCAGAGAATGCTGGAACTTGGATCAGATGGCTTTTCACGTCTCAGGGGAAGTTGACATTCAGAATAGCACAAAAGAAATAAAGAATGCTATTACCACATCCCGCAAAGAAGCACCTAACCTTTATTTAAATCAATATCTCTTCGACTTTGAATATGAACCCACTCTGTCGGGTAATCCGGGCACTGTAGTTGAATCATCAACAATACCAGAGTTTCAAGCTCATCTAATGCGGTTTCAAAATAATGTACGACTGAATTTTATTGAAACCCAAAATGAACCTGGGCAACTGAGAGCAATCGTTCGCATTGGAGGTGGCCTGTTTGATCAAAACGAAAATATGCCTGGACTCAGAGAATTTGGGCCCCAAGCATTTCTAGGAAGCGGTATTCAGCGCTACGAACTTAGCGATGTCCAAAGTTTCATTTCATCTTCAATGTTGGAATTTTCCTTTGATGTCCACGACCATGATGCTTTCACCTTTAGGGGAGTTTTGGGAAACGAAGACCTCGATTTGTTTCTTGGTATTGTTACGGATTACCTTAGAGATCCCAGGGTGCATCGTTCGAGCTACTGGGATGCGATGGTCAACAACCTTGTTCATCGAAAAACATCTGCTGTTGGAATCCCTGACGGATATCGCGCCGTTCAGAATATCCTGTATGGAAACGATGGACGTTTCTCATGGGGTAACATGAGAGATTACACCTCCATTGGTGTATCCGACGTTAGAGATTGGATTGAAGAACCCTTAAGAAACGGTTATATTGAGGTAAGTATCATTGGTGACATATCTATGAGTATAGTAACTCAAAAAGTTGCCCGTACTTTAGGAACACTTAATAACCGTCGCTCCAGCAAACTGCACCCCAAACCAAAACACCCGATTGCTGTCGTTTCCCCATCCGGTTATCGAAGAGTCGAATTCGTTGGCGAGAAACATCAAGCCGGAGTCATCGGCTTTTGGCATTACGATCAAGAAATTGGCCCTATGGAAAAGATTTCCTTGGAGATTCTTGCCCGCGTAATTAAAACTCGAATGTGGGAAAGCCTTCGTGAAGACTTAGGTCTTTCTTACAGCCCAACTGCCAACTTTTCATCCTATGACGAGTATTCTAATTTCTCGACAATTGAAGCCAGCCTAGATTGCTCCCCTGTTGATGCACCTGATATAGCTGAAGCGATATTAGATATTTCTACCAAAATATTCCGTTACGGTGTGAGTCAAGAGGAAGTAAACGGTTCCCTTAGGCCCTATAAGGTAAAGATGCGTCAGGCACTTCGATCCAATGAATACCTAATAAATAATCTCTTGAAACGTGCACAGGAAAGGTCTGACCTAATACACGAATTAGTCGATCTAAAGAATGGAAATCTCAACCAAGTCTCGGTGGAAAAGGTGAACAGCCTTGCTCGAAAGATATTTATGCCCAAAAATTCTAGAAGTGTAGCCATCATTCCAAAGCCATTCATTGGAATCTTCCAAATTGAAGCCCAATAG
- the arfB gene encoding Peptidyl-tRNA hydrolase ArfB produces the protein MLRILKELTILDREIEISRIRSQGSGGQNVNKVSTGIHLRVNIKASSLADNYKARLLKFKDGRITAGGIILIKSQRFRSSERNRKNALQNLLILIEKATFSPSERCFTRPTRESQVRRINSKKIRGRIKAMRGRIMEQ, from the coding sequence ATGCTACGTATTTTAAAAGAATTAACAATTCTCGATCGGGAAATTGAAATCAGCCGAATTCGATCACAAGGATCTGGAGGACAAAATGTTAATAAGGTTTCAACTGGCATACATTTACGGGTTAATATAAAAGCGTCCTCTTTAGCTGATAATTATAAGGCGCGTCTATTAAAATTTAAAGACGGGCGTATTACCGCAGGTGGAATCATCCTTATTAAGTCTCAGCGGTTTAGAAGTTCTGAACGTAATAGGAAGAATGCTTTGCAGAATCTTTTAATACTAATTGAGAAAGCAACTTTTTCTCCAAGTGAGCGATGTTTTACAAGACCAACACGAGAATCACAAGTTAGGCGAATTAATAGTAAAAAAATAAGGGGCCGAATTAAAGCTATGCGTGGGAGAATAATGGAACAATGA
- the tetA_1 gene encoding Tetracycline resistance protein, class B: MKLDNLGRKNLEEDVPQETVPGNRIETLIWSLYLPALIHALSRGILLPVLPLFALELGESYGSVGLVVAGEGIGALIGAIPAGKVLQRFGRRVSMLLGCSTIGFASLFLAFAESVLEAFAICIFTGIGSGIFNISCHGYLAETVAVHKRGKAIATYGGVNRIGLLIGPALGGWIGSNAGLRIPFLFCGIAEAVTFILVLLFVARVKVNKDSSEPGGKKTGDLLKHIRLNLGSYLPIAGGAFLFQAMRSARAILIPLFGVDNIGLDIDEVGYVLSISNAMDSSLFLFAGFLMDRFGRKAAILPSVFILAMGIGLLGMMDCYLGFIIASLLIGLGNGIGSGTMLTLSADIAPTEFRGEFFGYWRLVNEGARLGSHATIGGVGSWFSLTAAALLIATGGLVGFILFAFYVRETLVKNRKT, encoded by the coding sequence GTGAAGTTGGACAATTTAGGGCGAAAAAATCTTGAAGAGGATGTTCCTCAAGAAACGGTGCCAGGAAATAGGATCGAAACACTTATTTGGTCACTCTATCTCCCAGCCCTTATACACGCTCTTAGTAGAGGTATTTTGCTTCCAGTCTTGCCCCTGTTCGCGTTGGAATTAGGAGAGTCATATGGTTCCGTTGGTTTGGTTGTAGCAGGCGAAGGGATTGGAGCATTAATCGGTGCAATACCAGCTGGTAAAGTTTTGCAACGGTTTGGCCGCCGAGTTTCAATGTTACTTGGCTGTAGTACAATAGGATTTGCTAGTTTATTTTTAGCATTCGCTGAATCCGTTCTTGAGGCTTTTGCTATATGTATTTTTACCGGAATAGGCTCTGGGATTTTCAACATAAGCTGCCATGGCTATTTAGCCGAAACCGTTGCAGTACACAAACGCGGTAAGGCAATCGCAACTTACGGAGGTGTGAATCGGATTGGGCTTCTTATAGGTCCGGCACTGGGAGGGTGGATTGGATCAAACGCGGGGCTAAGGATTCCTTTCCTTTTCTGTGGGATTGCTGAGGCTGTAACCTTCATTCTGGTCCTGTTGTTCGTTGCCCGAGTAAAGGTAAATAAAGATAGTTCTGAACCAGGTGGAAAGAAGACAGGTGATCTTCTTAAACACATTCGATTGAATTTAGGTAGCTACTTGCCGATAGCCGGTGGAGCATTTTTATTTCAAGCTATGCGCTCGGCTCGTGCTATTCTTATTCCCCTCTTTGGAGTGGACAACATTGGACTCGATATAGACGAGGTTGGTTATGTTCTAAGCATTAGTAATGCAATGGATTCGAGCCTATTTTTGTTTGCAGGATTTTTAATGGATAGATTTGGACGTAAAGCTGCGATCCTTCCTAGTGTTTTTATTTTAGCAATGGGCATTGGATTGTTAGGTATGATGGATTGTTATTTGGGGTTTATTATTGCCTCTCTACTAATCGGTTTAGGAAATGGAATTGGGTCAGGAACTATGTTGACCTTATCAGCGGATATCGCTCCTACTGAATTCAGGGGAGAATTCTTTGGTTATTGGAGGCTCGTTAATGAAGGGGCAAGGTTAGGCAGTCATGCAACTATTGGTGGTGTGGGTTCTTGGTTTTCACTCACAGCTGCTGCGCTTTTGATCGCGACAGGTGGGTTGGTTGGTTTTATATTATTCGCTTTTTATGTTCGAGAAACTTTGGTTAAAAATAGAAAGACTTAG
- the galK gene encoding Galactokinase: protein MVSFNLQIFQTAFGKSPEIIARAPGRIEFIGNHTDYNGGCVIGSTIDRDVVVAIAPRKDPEIHLASSCMKEKVVTSIHNIAPGTGSSSWANYPLGVLNVLIGKGIPIENGFSMWIDGDLPIGSGMSSSAALELSTALGILSLNSIDMDRMKIVTLCRRAENEFVGVPCGILDQTVSAFGGPNHLIHIDCNLELISEIPFPVGCQLWIFDSLKKHALIDSRYAERNRECREAFRILQNEDPQYNCLAQISPEIIRSSKKKLGDTLYRRALHVTEENSRVRATVEALNKHDFDTVGKLLNASHNSSKIFFENSTPELDELIKILSSMPCFLGSRLTGGGFGGAVMALAKTDNDLKMSIEELKQIYLRKFGYFPRIIQLKPGLAASVSTP, encoded by the coding sequence ATGGTTAGCTTCAATTTGCAAATCTTTCAAACAGCCTTCGGGAAGTCTCCCGAAATTATCGCCCGTGCCCCCGGACGCATCGAATTCATTGGGAATCACACCGATTACAATGGAGGATGCGTAATTGGTTCTACAATTGATAGGGATGTAGTAGTTGCTATTGCCCCCAGAAAGGACCCCGAAATTCATCTCGCGAGTTCTTGTATGAAAGAAAAAGTGGTAACGTCTATCCACAATATCGCCCCAGGAACTGGATCTTCTTCTTGGGCAAATTATCCACTGGGAGTGTTGAATGTTTTAATTGGAAAAGGGATTCCCATAGAAAATGGATTTTCCATGTGGATTGATGGTGATCTGCCCATCGGTTCGGGAATGTCTAGCAGCGCTGCTCTTGAACTCTCAACAGCTTTAGGGATTTTGTCTTTAAATTCGATCGATATGGATCGAATGAAAATTGTAACCCTATGCAGGAGAGCAGAAAACGAATTTGTCGGAGTGCCGTGTGGCATTCTTGATCAAACTGTATCTGCGTTTGGAGGTCCTAATCATCTAATACATATCGACTGTAATCTAGAGTTAATTAGCGAGATACCCTTTCCTGTTGGTTGTCAATTATGGATCTTCGATTCATTGAAGAAACATGCTCTCATCGATTCAAGATATGCTGAACGCAATAGGGAATGCCGTGAGGCGTTCAGGATCCTTCAAAATGAAGACCCTCAATATAACTGTCTCGCTCAAATCTCCCCTGAAATCATCCGAAGTTCAAAGAAAAAATTAGGCGATACACTCTATCGGAGAGCCCTTCATGTAACAGAAGAAAACTCTCGTGTTAGGGCAACTGTTGAAGCACTTAATAAACATGATTTTGATACAGTGGGTAAGCTCCTGAATGCTTCTCACAATAGTTCCAAAATCTTTTTCGAGAATAGCACACCAGAACTCGATGAACTAATTAAAATTCTTTCTTCAATGCCATGTTTCTTGGGTTCTCGGCTTACAGGCGGTGGTTTTGGTGGTGCAGTGATGGCTCTGGCAAAAACGGATAACGACCTTAAAATGAGCATTGAAGAGTTGAAACAAATTTACCTTAGAAAATTTGGTTATTTTCCTAGGATTATCCAGTTGAAACCTGGACTAGCCGCTTCGGTCTCAACTCCATAA
- the rip3 gene encoding Putative zinc metalloprotease Rip3, which produces MLRSWSFQLFRIYGIQIELHFTFLILLAWVAWDGWIEAGILGGAWSLTLIILLFICVVFHELGHCLVARHYRIKIHRILLLPIGGMAQFGEIPRNPIKELLITVAGPAVNFGFFGLVYACMGWPEKEFLLSFSYDLNGLFVVLLFFNLTMGIFNLFPVFPMDGGRILRAILALRFSYLTATKIALWIAKPLAVLGVILALTTLESILTAILFAFIFIGGELEYAMVRRRETLGGLTIADVTCRDFIVMDANITVQDAVSRFSIGYPRSIILLDDGMVAALLSPSRLKKIVKKAKAHDLLISKTDSKITALQADWPLEVFVDSIFRNIKCVYPVYQHNTIIGIVEPSNIQGIAEWKNLSRRFI; this is translated from the coding sequence ATGTTGAGATCCTGGTCATTCCAGCTCTTCCGAATCTACGGTATCCAGATTGAATTACATTTCACTTTCCTTATCCTTTTAGCATGGGTTGCCTGGGATGGGTGGATTGAGGCTGGTATTCTAGGTGGAGCCTGGAGCCTGACTCTTATAATTTTACTTTTTATATGCGTAGTTTTCCATGAATTGGGCCATTGTCTCGTAGCCAGACATTATAGAATTAAGATTCATCGAATCCTGCTCCTACCAATTGGTGGAATGGCTCAATTTGGCGAGATACCACGAAATCCAATCAAGGAATTACTCATAACTGTTGCCGGTCCAGCAGTAAACTTTGGGTTTTTCGGTCTAGTGTATGCTTGTATGGGATGGCCAGAAAAAGAATTCCTTCTCAGTTTCAGTTACGACCTCAACGGACTTTTTGTCGTCTTACTGTTCTTCAACCTTACAATGGGGATTTTCAATCTTTTCCCTGTTTTCCCCATGGACGGAGGCCGTATTCTTCGTGCTATTCTTGCCTTAAGATTCTCCTACTTAACAGCAACCAAGATTGCTCTTTGGATTGCTAAACCTCTGGCCGTTTTAGGTGTAATCCTGGCTCTTACCACCCTTGAAAGCATCCTGACTGCGATTCTTTTCGCATTTATTTTTATTGGTGGAGAACTTGAGTACGCAATGGTTCGTCGGCGGGAAACTCTAGGCGGTTTAACTATTGCCGATGTTACATGCAGAGATTTTATTGTTATGGATGCAAATATTACGGTTCAAGATGCTGTATCACGCTTCAGTATCGGATACCCAAGGAGCATTATTCTTCTCGATGATGGAATGGTTGCAGCACTCCTCTCTCCATCGAGATTGAAGAAGATTGTCAAAAAAGCCAAAGCCCATGATCTCCTTATCTCTAAAACAGATAGCAAAATAACCGCACTTCAAGCAGACTGGCCACTTGAAGTCTTTGTCGACTCCATTTTTCGAAACATTAAATGCGTTTACCCTGTCTATCAACATAACACCATAATTGGCATAGTAGAACCTTCTAACATCCAAGGTATTGCTGAATGGAAAAACCTAAGTCGTAGATTCATTTAA
- the merA gene encoding Mercuric reductase: MGKHYDFIIIGGGSAGYAAASTVREYREKVAIVDGSKELGGLCILRGCMPSKTLLFIADILHYSRRGELFGLNIPYAEADMEAINKRKKRLIKEFAEYRVQQLESDKFTLLRSHGRFLNDHTIVLDNGEQLTADGFIVATGSKINTPQIPGLDCVPFLTSDEILDLDTIPESVIILGGGIVAAELAQFLNRMGSSVTQIQRSSRILKDASPESSDVVMQAFRDEGIELFTETEIRSIEVKGTGVSVQFLHNGSELIKQGVVLFNALGRIPNTSNLNLESAGVNIQESGHISTNSFQQTSNPIVYAAGDCCGPHEIVHTAIFQGEVAGRHFLGKNPKPVNYDHLTMVIFTDPQVATVGIPLDQIKRNSANYICAEYPFNDHGKSILMEAKYGYVKIWALENGQILGAECVGRDAGELIHSLAIAVTLKANVSDLLNTHWYHPTLSEIWTYPLEEIASKIKSI; encoded by the coding sequence ATGGGGAAACACTATGACTTCATTATAATTGGCGGGGGTAGCGCTGGTTACGCTGCTGCTAGTACTGTCCGAGAATATAGAGAAAAAGTTGCAATCGTCGATGGGTCTAAGGAATTGGGTGGGCTCTGCATTTTACGGGGATGCATGCCATCAAAAACTCTCCTCTTCATAGCTGATATACTACACTACTCTCGTCGCGGGGAGTTGTTTGGTCTAAACATACCATATGCTGAAGCAGATATGGAGGCTATCAACAAACGCAAAAAACGTTTAATAAAAGAGTTTGCAGAGTATCGCGTTCAACAACTGGAATCAGACAAATTTACACTACTGCGAAGCCATGGCCGGTTCCTTAATGACCATACTATTGTACTTGATAATGGGGAACAATTAACCGCGGATGGATTTATCGTCGCAACAGGTTCGAAAATAAATACACCACAAATTCCTGGACTCGATTGTGTGCCCTTTTTGACAAGTGACGAAATACTTGACTTAGATACAATCCCAGAATCTGTAATTATTCTAGGTGGGGGAATAGTGGCCGCTGAACTTGCTCAATTCCTCAATAGAATGGGGAGTTCCGTAACTCAGATCCAGAGAAGTTCTAGAATTCTTAAAGATGCTTCTCCTGAGTCATCAGATGTCGTCATGCAGGCCTTCCGAGATGAGGGGATCGAGCTGTTTACCGAAACAGAAATTCGATCCATCGAGGTTAAAGGGACGGGGGTTTCCGTACAGTTTCTTCATAATGGATCCGAACTTATAAAACAAGGTGTTGTACTTTTTAATGCACTTGGCCGGATACCAAATACTAGTAACCTCAACCTGGAATCTGCAGGAGTCAATATCCAGGAAAGTGGGCATATTTCGACAAATTCGTTTCAACAGACTAGTAATCCGATTGTCTATGCTGCAGGAGATTGCTGCGGGCCCCACGAGATAGTTCATACTGCAATTTTCCAAGGCGAAGTCGCGGGTAGGCATTTTCTTGGTAAAAACCCAAAGCCAGTTAATTATGACCACCTGACCATGGTTATCTTTACCGACCCTCAAGTTGCTACAGTTGGAATTCCTCTAGATCAGATAAAACGAAATTCGGCCAATTACATTTGCGCAGAGTATCCATTCAACGACCATGGAAAATCGATTTTGATGGAAGCAAAATACGGATACGTAAAAATCTGGGCTCTAGAAAACGGACAAATCTTAGGTGCTGAATGTGTCGGACGCGATGCCGGAGAACTAATCCATTCTCTAGCTATTGCCGTTACACTAAAAGCCAATGTATCCGATCTACTGAATACCCATTGGTATCATCCTACCCTTTCCGAAATTTGGACTTATCCTCTTGAAGAAATTGCAAGTAAAATCAAATCCATATAG
- the plsY gene encoding Glycerol-3-phosphate acyltransferase, whose product MSGLEFLLVTLVGYIVGSIPFAVMIGIFHGVDILQQGSGNPGATNVKRVIGKGAGYFCFVGDSMKGLLAAGWPQLHVFEMVSDPLRLAFVGLVAAVLGHSYSVFIRFKGGKGVATIIGGLFAIMTNVLLISVVVWLIVFYITRYVSFASICLCLSLPLLALICREPIEVIVLCLFFAIFITLRHRSNIRRLISGTEDRMQKET is encoded by the coding sequence ATGTCAGGACTGGAATTCTTACTTGTTACATTAGTTGGGTATATCGTTGGATCTATTCCATTTGCAGTGATGATTGGCATCTTCCATGGAGTCGACATTTTGCAACAGGGGAGCGGCAATCCAGGGGCAACAAATGTCAAGAGGGTAATAGGAAAAGGCGCTGGGTATTTTTGTTTCGTTGGTGATTCAATGAAGGGATTACTCGCTGCGGGATGGCCTCAACTACATGTCTTTGAAATGGTAAGTGATCCACTTAGACTTGCCTTTGTAGGTCTTGTCGCGGCAGTTCTTGGTCATAGTTATTCGGTTTTCATTAGATTCAAAGGAGGGAAGGGAGTAGCCACAATTATTGGAGGGCTTTTTGCAATCATGACAAACGTTTTACTCATTTCGGTTGTGGTTTGGCTAATTGTCTTTTACATAACTAGATATGTATCTTTTGCCTCGATCTGCCTTTGTCTTAGTCTTCCATTATTGGCATTAATTTGCAGAGAGCCGATTGAAGTAATTGTTCTATGTCTGTTTTTCGCGATATTCATTACCCTCCGGCATCGGTCGAACATTAGAAGACTCATTTCGGGTACCGAAGACCGAATGCAGAAGGAAACCTAG